The genomic stretch CCCGCTCCGGAATGCGCTCGCGGTCGAAATGGGTGATCTTTTCGAGGAACTGGTAGTTCTCGAGCGTCGCCGGACCACGTGAGCCTACCGTGCGCTGCGACTGGTTATTGGCGATCGGATGGCCCTGACGGTTGGTGAGGACCCTGTCGCCGCCGGACATGTTCTTCTCGTCCATCGTCTTCCCTCCTGTTTTCTTGGAATTTAGGAGGGCGCGACGATACCCGCACGCCCCCGTGAGGAAACACGCGGACGACCAATGGGTTCCCGGAGCGACCGGAAAACGGAAACGGGCGGCGTCGTGCCGCCGCCCGCTCAGCCTTAACGTCAGTTGCGGGTTCGATAGCCGCCGCCGGTGGGCGTGACGACGGTCACCGCTTCGCCGGCCTCGAGGATCGTCTGGCCGCAGCCGCCGAGGTCTTCGAGCCGCCCATCGAGCCGACGGACGATGGTCTGGCCAAGCTCACCGGCCTCGCCTCCCTCAAGGCCATGCGGCCGAATGGTGCGGTGGGAAGAAAGAATCGCGCAGTCCATCCTCTCCAGGAAGCGGATGGTTCGCTTCGTCCCATTGCCGGCCGACCACCTGCCCTTGCCGCCGGAGTTCTTCCGGATGTGGAAGTCCTCGAGCAACACGGGATAGCGCGTCTCCAGGATTTCGGGATCGGTGAGGCGCGAATTGGTCATGTGGACATGCACCGCATCTGTGCCGTCGAAGCCCGTCCCATCATTGAAGACGCCAGCGGGCGAGCCGGAGCAGAGCGTTTCATAGTACTGGTAGGTTTCGTTGCCGAAGGTCAGGTTGTTCATCGTGCCCTGGCTCGCGGCGATCGCACCGAGAGCGCCGAACAGGGCATTCGTGACGTGCTGGCTGGTCTCGACGTTGCCGGCAACGACCGCGGCCGGATATTGCGGCTTCAGCATCGAACCCTCCGGCACGATGATGCGGATCGGCCGCAGGCAGCCGGCGTTCATCGGGATCGAGCTTTCGACCATCACGCGGAAGACATAGAGCACGGCGGCGCGGGTGACGGGCTCCGGTGCATTGAAGTTGTTCGGCTTCTGCGGACTGGTGCCGGCAAAGTCGACCGTTGCCTCTCGCTTTTCCTTGTCGACGGTGATCTTCACCTTGATCGTGCTACCCTGGTCGGTGTCGTAGGAGAATTCGGAATCTCCGAGCTTCTCGACGACGCGGCGCACGCTCTCCTCCGCATTGTCCTGCACATGGCCCATATAGGCCTGCACCACGTCGAGCCCGAACTGCGCGATCATCTTGCGCATCTCATGCACGCCCTTCTCGTTGGCGGCGATCTGGGCGCGCAGGTCCCCGACGTTCTGGGCCACGTTGCGGGCCGGATGGGGGTGATCGGAAAGAAGACGGGTGATGCCGTCCTCGTCGAAGCGTCCCCGATCGACCAGGAGCACGTTGTCGAAGAGTACCCCTTCCTCGTCGACGGTGGTGGCGAGCGGCGTCATGGAACCGGGGGCGGTGCCGCCGACATCCGCATGGTGGCCGCGCGAGGCGACGTAGAAGAGGATATTCTTGCCCTCGCCATCGAAGACCGGCGTTACCACCGTGATGTCCGGAAGGTGCGTGCCGCCGTTATATGGAGCGTTCAGGGCGAAGACGTCACCGGGACGAATCCGGCCCTTGTTCTGGGCGATGATCGACTCCACAGAACGATCCATGGATCCCAGATGCACCGGCATGTGCGGCGCATTGGCGACCAGCGCACCGTTCTCGTCGAAGATGGCGCAGGAGAAGTCCAGCCGCTCCTTGATGTTTACGGACGACGCCGTGTTCTGGAGCGTCACGCCCATCTGCTCGGCAATCGACATGAAGAGGTTGTTGAAGACCTCGAGCAGCACCGGATCGGCTTCCGTGCCGACCGCCTTGCTGCGCGCGAGCGCCTTGACCCGCTTCAGCACGACATGGTCGAGCGCGGTGATCCCGAACGCCCAGCCATCCTCGACCACGATCGTCTGGTGCGGCTCGACGATAAGGCATGGGCCGGCGGCTCTCGCGCCCGGACGGATGTCGGCGCGGCGGTAGACCGGCGCCTGGCGCCATTCTCCGCCAGAGAAGAAACGCGTTTCCTCTGTGGCAGTGGGAGCGGCGTCGTCGATGGCATGGGTCGGTTCGGTGGATTCTGCACCGCCGCCGATGGCTTCGACTTCATAGGATTCGAAGATGATCTCGCGGTTCTCGAAGATGAAGCCGAACTGTTTGCGATGAAGCGCCTCAAAGACCTCGGTCATTTCCGAGACTGAGGACACGGGGACCGCAAGCGTCGTATCGGTGCCCTGGTAGCGCAGGTGGGCGCGATGCAGGACATCGGTGTCGGCTTCGATCACGCCTTGCGCAGCCATCTCCTGCAGCACGCTCGCTGTTAGCTCGTCGCGCACTGGCGGCAGCGCATCCAGAGCCTCGCCGAGAGCGACGGAAACGGTCTTCTGGCGGGTGGCGCGAATGTCTGCAAGTCCCATACCGTATGCGGACAGGATGCCGGAGAAGGGGTGGATCATGACGGTCGAGATGCCGAGCGCATCGGCCGTGAGGCAGGCATGCTGGCCGCCGGCACCGCCGAAGCAGGTCAGCACGTAATTGGTGACGTCGTAACCGCGTTGGACGCTGATCTTCTTCACCGCATTCGCCATGTTCTCGACGGCGATCGCCAGGAAGCCATCTGCGACTTCTTCCGGCATACGCCCGTCGCCGATGGTCATGGCCATGTCCTCGAAGGCAGCGCGAACGGCAACTGCGTCGAGCGGCTGGTCGCGGTTCGGGCCGAAGATCTTCGGGAAGAGCTCAGGCGAAAGCTTTCCGAGCATGACGTTGGCATCGGTGACGGTGAGGGGCCCGCCGCGGCGATAGGCTTTCGGGCCGGGATTGGCGCCGGCGGAATCCGGCCCGACGCGGAAGCGCCCGTTCTCGAAGTGGAGGATGGAGCCGCCGCCGGCCGCAACGGTGTGGATGGACATCATCGGCGCGCGCATCCGAACGCCGGCAACTTCCGTCTCGAAGGACCGCTCCAGCTCGCCATCGTAGTGGGAGACGTCCGTCGACGTGCCGCCCATGTCGAAGCCGATCATGCGGTCAAAGCCGGCGAGCCTTGACGTCTCCACCGCGCCGACGACACCGCCGGCGGGGCCGGAGAGGATGGCGTCCTTGCCCTGGAAAAGGTCGGCAGCCGTGAGGCCACCCGAGGACTGCATGAACATCAGACGCGCCCCGCCTTCGGCGTCGGCACCGAGTTCGGATGCTACCTGCTCCACGTAACGGCGCAGGATCGGCGAGAGATAGGCGTCGACGACCGTCGTGTCGCCACGGCCCACCAGCTTGATCAGCGGCGAGACCTCGTGGCTGACAGAGACCTGGGTAAATCCGATCTCGCGTGCCACCTTGGCGGCCGATTGCTCGTGCTGCGGGTACCGGTAGGCGTGCATGAAGACGATCGCGACGGCGCGGAATCCGGCATCGAACTGCGCCTGCAGGTCGCGGCGGATGACGGCTTCGTCGGGGGCTGCCTCGATCTCGCCATCGGCCCGCACGCGTTCGTCGACTTCCACCACGGCGCTGTAGAGCAGCTCCGGCTTGATGATCCTCTTGGCGAAGATGTCGGCCCGCGCCTGGTAGCCGATCGCCAGCGCATCGCGGAAGCCGCGCGTCGTCACGAGCAGTGTTCGCTCGCCCTTGCGTTCGAGGAGGGCATTGGTCGCAACCGTGGTCCCCATCTTCACCGCACCGATCGCGCCGGCAGGGACAGGTTCGCCCGGCTTTAGCTCCAGGAGTTCCCGGATTCCCTGGACGGCAGCATCCCGGTAGGCCTCAGGATTCTCAGAGAGGAGCTTGTGCGCGATCAGCGAACCATCCGGCCTGC from Pseudorhizobium banfieldiae encodes the following:
- a CDS encoding hydantoinase B/oxoprolinase family protein is translated as MTSGKWDFWIDRGGTFTDIVGRRPDGSLIAHKLLSENPEAYRDAAVQGIRELLELKPGEPVPAGAIGAVKMGTTVATNALLERKGERTLLVTTRGFRDALAIGYQARADIFAKRIIKPELLYSAVVEVDERVRADGEIEAAPDEAVIRRDLQAQFDAGFRAVAIVFMHAYRYPQHEQSAAKVAREIGFTQVSVSHEVSPLIKLVGRGDTTVVDAYLSPILRRYVEQVASELGADAEGGARLMFMQSSGGLTAADLFQGKDAILSGPAGGVVGAVETSRLAGFDRMIGFDMGGTSTDVSHYDGELERSFETEVAGVRMRAPMMSIHTVAAGGGSILHFENGRFRVGPDSAGANPGPKAYRRGGPLTVTDANVMLGKLSPELFPKIFGPNRDQPLDAVAVRAAFEDMAMTIGDGRMPEEVADGFLAIAVENMANAVKKISVQRGYDVTNYVLTCFGGAGGQHACLTADALGISTVMIHPFSGILSAYGMGLADIRATRQKTVSVALGEALDALPPVRDELTASVLQEMAAQGVIEADTDVLHRAHLRYQGTDTTLAVPVSSVSEMTEVFEALHRKQFGFIFENREIIFESYEVEAIGGGAESTEPTHAIDDAAPTATEETRFFSGGEWRQAPVYRRADIRPGARAAGPCLIVEPHQTIVVEDGWAFGITALDHVVLKRVKALARSKAVGTEADPVLLEVFNNLFMSIAEQMGVTLQNTASSVNIKERLDFSCAIFDENGALVANAPHMPVHLGSMDRSVESIIAQNKGRIRPGDVFALNAPYNGGTHLPDITVVTPVFDGEGKNILFYVASRGHHADVGGTAPGSMTPLATTVDEEGVLFDNVLLVDRGRFDEDGITRLLSDHPHPARNVAQNVGDLRAQIAANEKGVHEMRKMIAQFGLDVVQAYMGHVQDNAEESVRRVVEKLGDSEFSYDTDQGSTIKVKITVDKEKREATVDFAGTSPQKPNNFNAPEPVTRAAVLYVFRVMVESSIPMNAGCLRPIRIIVPEGSMLKPQYPAAVVAGNVETSQHVTNALFGALGAIAASQGTMNNLTFGNETYQYYETLCSGSPAGVFNDGTGFDGTDAVHVHMTNSRLTDPEILETRYPVLLEDFHIRKNSGGKGRWSAGNGTKRTIRFLERMDCAILSSHRTIRPHGLEGGEAGELGQTIVRRLDGRLEDLGGCGQTILEAGEAVTVVTPTGGGYRTRN